The proteins below are encoded in one region of Bacteroides uniformis:
- the rodA gene encoding rod shape-determining protein RodA — MVTRRDSIWKSLDWVTIVVYLLLIVFGWFSVCGASYDYGDRDFLDFSTRAGKQFVWIICSFGLGFVLLMLDDSLYDMFSYLIYIGLMLLLIVTIFIAPDTKGSRSWLILGPVSLQPAEFAKFATALALAKYMSAYSFTMKNWKSSLMLAFLILFPMLLIILQRETGSALVYSAFFLMLYREGMPGVVLFSGICAVAYFVVGIRFDAVMIADTPTPIGEFAVLLMVLLFAGGMVWVYKKRWEPTRNIIGGSLGVLLVAYLISEYVVPFNLVWVQWGLCALVVGYLVFLSLSERHLSYFLIGLFALGSIGFLYSSDYFFNKVLEPHQQIRIKVVLGMEEDLAGAGYNVNQSKIAIGSGGLTGKGFLNGTQTKLKYVPEQDTDFIFCTVGEEEGFVGSTAVLLLFLILILRLIVVAERQQSPFGRVYGYSVLSIFLFHLFINIGMVLGLTPVIGIPLPFFSYGGSSLWGFTILLFIFLRIDAGRNRRI, encoded by the coding sequence TTGGTGACAAGGAGAGATAGCATATGGAAATCATTGGACTGGGTGACGATTGTCGTTTACCTGCTGCTGATTGTATTCGGCTGGTTCAGTGTCTGTGGGGCGAGTTATGATTATGGTGACCGTGACTTTCTGGACTTCTCTACGCGTGCCGGCAAGCAGTTTGTCTGGATTATATGTTCCTTCGGGCTGGGGTTTGTGCTGCTGATGCTGGATGATTCCCTCTATGACATGTTCTCCTACCTTATATATATAGGGCTGATGCTGTTGCTGATTGTCACGATATTCATTGCGCCCGACACGAAAGGGTCGCGGTCGTGGCTCATCCTGGGGCCGGTCAGTTTGCAGCCGGCGGAGTTTGCCAAGTTTGCCACGGCGCTGGCGCTTGCCAAGTATATGAGCGCCTACTCGTTTACGATGAAGAATTGGAAAAGCTCCCTTATGTTGGCTTTCCTGATTCTCTTCCCCATGTTGCTGATTATCCTACAGCGGGAGACGGGTTCGGCATTGGTGTACTCTGCATTTTTCCTGATGCTTTATCGGGAGGGAATGCCGGGCGTGGTACTGTTCTCGGGTATATGTGCAGTGGCCTACTTTGTGGTGGGCATCCGTTTTGATGCGGTGATGATTGCCGATACACCGACGCCTATCGGGGAATTTGCCGTACTGCTGATGGTACTGCTCTTTGCCGGAGGTATGGTGTGGGTTTATAAAAAGCGTTGGGAACCCACACGGAATATTATCGGCGGTTCGCTGGGAGTGCTGCTCGTGGCTTATCTGATTTCGGAATACGTGGTACCCTTCAACTTGGTGTGGGTGCAGTGGGGGCTTTGTGCACTTGTTGTCGGGTATCTTGTCTTTCTTTCTTTAAGCGAGCGCCATTTATCTTATTTTCTGATTGGGCTGTTTGCTTTGGGTTCGATAGGTTTCCTCTACTCCAGCGACTACTTCTTCAATAAAGTGCTGGAGCCCCATCAACAGATACGTATCAAGGTGGTGCTCGGTATGGAAGAGGACCTTGCTGGTGCCGGCTATAACGTGAACCAGTCGAAGATAGCCATCGGCTCCGGGGGGCTGACCGGCAAAGGTTTCTTGAATGGTACGCAGACAAAGCTGAAGTATGTGCCGGAGCAAGATACGGACTTCATTTTTTGCACCGTGGGTGAGGAGGAAGGATTCGTAGGGTCTACGGCTGTACTGTTACTGTTCCTTATTCTTATTTTACGGCTGATTGTCGTGGCCGAGCGGCAGCAATCTCCCTTTGGCCGGGTGTATGGTTATTCTGTGCTTAGTATATTCTTGTTCCATCTATTCATCAATATAGGCATGGTGCTGGGGCTGACCCCCGTCATCGGTATCCCGTTGCCTTTCTTCAGTTACGGAGGTTCTTCTCTCTGGGGATTCACAATCCTGCTGTTTATCTTTCTGCGGATTGATGCGGGACGTAATCGTCGAATTTAG
- a CDS encoding transposase, with the protein MTSKRKLYREDEKLFFLHSYYQSGMSKHAFCRAHGICCPALLNSWIKKYSNLAEELSLPSEQESPDMSNRSKEAYKDENTQLKKRIKELEKALSFSKLETEARELMITRAEELFNIPIRKKSGAKS; encoded by the coding sequence ATGACTTCAAAACGAAAGCTTTATCGTGAAGATGAAAAACTGTTTTTTCTTCACTCTTACTACCAATCAGGTATGAGTAAGCATGCCTTTTGCCGGGCACATGGCATTTGTTGCCCTGCCTTGCTAAATAGTTGGATTAAAAAGTATTCAAATTTAGCAGAAGAGCTATCTTTGCCTTCTGAACAAGAATCACCAGATATGTCCAATCGCAGCAAGGAAGCCTACAAAGATGAAAATACCCAATTAAAAAAGCGCATTAAAGAGCTGGAGAAAGCTCTGTCTTTCTCCAAGCTGGAAACAGAAGCCCGTGAGTTGATGATTACGCGTGCTGAAGAACTCTTCAACATCCCTATCAGAAAAAAATCTGGGGCCAAATCGTAA
- a CDS encoding IS3 family transposase has translation MKVALACRLFGHCRQAYYQSKADIESQIHRERLMLDAVRDIRIEDPGIGCYKLWIMLTVLFGAGFMPGRDSFYALLRQHRLMLPARKTRHTTNSNHRYHKWKNLIKGLTLTSANQLWVSDITYIPLANGEVCYLHLITDAYSHKIVGWVLADTLRVSATINALQQAIEQAVEMTGDENLTGLIHHSDRGVQYCCDPYVALLQKHGIAISMTEDYKPTDNAVAERINGIIKAESSHPRGRFNEIGHARNVIARYIHFYNHRRPHMSIGYKIPAVAHLEKGIQKKMWKKKKYPSTSSNKKKDAISLQSRTASPGEGAGQRT, from the coding sequence CTGAAAGTTGCGTTGGCCTGCCGTCTGTTTGGCCATTGTCGTCAAGCCTACTACCAGTCAAAGGCTGACATTGAGAGTCAGATACATAGGGAACGTCTCATGCTGGATGCTGTCCGTGATATCCGTATCGAAGATCCGGGTATAGGCTGTTACAAACTGTGGATTATGCTCACCGTGCTTTTTGGAGCCGGGTTCATGCCTGGGCGGGACAGCTTTTATGCATTGCTCCGGCAACACCGCTTGATGCTTCCTGCCCGCAAGACCCGGCATACGACGAACTCCAACCATCGCTACCACAAGTGGAAGAACCTAATCAAAGGACTGACCTTGACTTCAGCCAACCAGTTGTGGGTCAGCGACATTACTTATATACCACTTGCCAATGGTGAAGTCTGTTATCTGCATCTGATTACGGATGCCTACTCCCATAAGATAGTGGGATGGGTGCTTGCCGACACCTTACGGGTATCGGCAACCATCAATGCATTGCAACAGGCTATAGAGCAGGCTGTTGAAATGACAGGAGATGAAAATCTTACGGGCCTGATACATCACTCGGACCGTGGCGTACAATACTGTTGCGACCCATACGTGGCACTTCTTCAGAAACATGGCATTGCCATCAGTATGACGGAAGACTACAAACCCACCGACAATGCCGTTGCGGAACGTATCAACGGGATTATTAAGGCGGAAAGCAGCCATCCTCGAGGCCGGTTCAACGAAATCGGGCATGCAAGAAATGTCATAGCTCGCTACATACATTTCTATAACCATCGCAGACCGCATATGAGTATCGGGTATAAAATACCTGCTGTGGCGCATCTGGAGAAGGGAATACAGAAGAAAATGTGGAAGAAGAAAAAATATCCTTCCACAAGTAGCAATAAAAAGAAGGATGCAATATCTTTGCAAAGCCGGACAGCAAGTCCGGGCGAAGGCGCAGGACAGCGCACCTGA
- a CDS encoding gliding motility lipoprotein GldH, producing MTNQLKNRNLCLKGIILLFVASLLSACDKQTVYHSFQSLPTEGWLREDTLSFDVKVTDSLTYYKLSLEVRNRSNYPYQNLPLSICYTTADSIPSPTDTIQLILADKEGIWKGDGWGGLYQTAVSAGSVRIGKPGTYLFKVAYTLPDERLQGINDIGIKLKR from the coding sequence ATGACAAACCAGCTCAAGAATAGGAATCTCTGCCTGAAAGGTATCATACTACTGTTTGTCGCAAGCCTGCTGAGCGCTTGCGACAAACAGACTGTATACCATTCCTTCCAATCCCTTCCCACCGAAGGCTGGCTGCGCGAAGACACGCTCTCTTTCGACGTGAAGGTCACCGACTCACTGACCTACTACAAACTGTCTTTGGAAGTTCGTAACCGAAGCAACTACCCCTATCAGAATCTACCTCTATCCATCTGCTACACCACCGCAGATTCCATTCCGTCACCCACGGACACCATACAGCTAATCCTCGCGGACAAAGAAGGAATCTGGAAAGGTGACGGCTGGGGAGGTCTCTATCAGACTGCCGTCTCCGCAGGAAGCGTTCGAATCGGCAAACCCGGCACCTACCTCTTTAAAGTGGCCTATACGCTACCGGACGAAAGGCTGCAAGGAATCAATGACATCGGCATCAAACTGAAGAGATAG
- the ricT gene encoding regulatory iron-sulfur-containing complex subunit RicT — MEFKLHNGSGGLCCKSCGRQDKQLNTYDWLADIPGNADESELVEVQFKNTRKGYFRNSNKIPLEKGDIVAVEATPGHDIGVVTLTGRLVPLQMKKANIKSEADIKRIYRKAKPVDMEKYNEAKAREHSTMIRSRQIALDLNLNMKIGDVEYQGDGNKAIFYYIADERVDFRQLIKVLADAFRVRIEMKQIGARQEAGRIGGIGPCGRELCCATWMTSFVSVSTSAARFQDISLNPQKLAGQCAKLKCCLNYEVDCYVEAQKRLPSREITLETKDGEFFFFKADILSNQITYSSDKNIPANLVTISGRRAFEIIGLNRRGIKPDSLIEETHRSEPKKPVDLLEQESLTRFDRNRKGKSGSDGNGGENSNNSRNKRKKKSGNGRPQGGEQQGAPQSNNQREQSRQDRQPRQKQDRQAPKQGEQQQGERQQRNNNNRRPPRNNKPKPQGERPAQNDKPAQE; from the coding sequence ATGGAATTTAAACTACATAACGGAAGCGGAGGTCTCTGCTGCAAGAGTTGCGGCAGGCAGGACAAGCAACTGAACACCTACGACTGGCTGGCAGACATTCCGGGCAATGCCGATGAGAGCGAGCTGGTAGAGGTTCAGTTCAAGAATACCCGCAAGGGATATTTCCGCAACAGCAACAAGATACCTCTGGAGAAAGGCGACATCGTAGCCGTAGAAGCCACCCCCGGACATGATATCGGTGTGGTGACCCTGACCGGACGTCTCGTGCCGCTGCAAATGAAGAAAGCCAATATCAAGTCTGAGGCAGACATCAAACGCATCTACCGCAAGGCGAAGCCTGTGGATATGGAGAAGTACAACGAGGCAAAAGCCCGTGAACACTCCACCATGATACGCTCGCGTCAGATAGCCCTGGACCTCAACCTCAACATGAAGATTGGAGACGTGGAATATCAGGGAGACGGCAACAAGGCCATCTTCTACTACATAGCCGACGAACGGGTGGACTTCCGCCAGCTCATCAAGGTACTTGCCGACGCTTTCCGCGTGCGTATCGAGATGAAACAGATTGGTGCCCGCCAGGAAGCCGGACGCATCGGCGGTATCGGTCCCTGCGGACGCGAGCTGTGCTGCGCCACCTGGATGACCTCCTTCGTATCGGTATCCACCAGCGCGGCGCGCTTCCAGGACATTTCACTGAATCCGCAGAAGCTTGCCGGACAATGCGCCAAACTGAAGTGCTGCCTCAACTACGAAGTAGACTGCTACGTGGAAGCACAGAAACGCCTGCCCTCACGCGAGATTACCTTAGAGACCAAAGACGGTGAGTTCTTCTTCTTCAAAGCCGACATTCTGAGCAACCAGATAACCTACTCAAGCGACAAGAACATCCCCGCCAACCTGGTGACCATCAGCGGCAGACGCGCCTTCGAGATTATCGGTTTGAACAGACGTGGCATCAAGCCCGACAGCCTGATAGAAGAAACCCATCGTTCCGAACCCAAAAAGCCGGTGGACTTGCTGGAACAAGAGAGTCTCACTCGCTTTGACCGCAACCGGAAAGGCAAGAGTGGCAGTGACGGCAACGGTGGCGAGAACAGCAACAACAGCCGTAACAAGAGAAAGAAAAAGAGTGGAAACGGTCGTCCGCAAGGAGGTGAGCAGCAGGGTGCTCCGCAATCCAACAACCAGAGAGAACAATCCAGGCAAGACCGGCAACCGAGACAGAAACAAGACCGGCAAGCACCCAAACAAGGTGAACAGCAACAAGGCGAACGTCAACAACGGAACAATAACAACCGTCGTCCGCCCCGTAACAATAAGCCCAAACCTCAAGGTGAAAGACCTGCCCAAAATGACAAACCAGCTCAAGAATAG
- the holB gene encoding DNA polymerase III subunit delta', with translation MFSFKDIIGQEAAKQRLIQEVQEGRIPHAQLFCGPAGVGKLPLALAYARYICCPNRTETDACGTCPSCVKWNKLVHPDVHFVYPIVKSAKGKKEVCDDYIANWRHLLLNSPYFGLNHWLNEMDAENGQAIIYAKESDEITRKLSLKSSEGGYKVTIVWLPEKLHEVCANKLLKLLEEPPEKTIFLLISEAPEMILPTILSRTQRFNIPKIEEADIAEALQQKYGVQPRDSETIAHLANGDFIKALETIHLNEENELFFNLFVSLMRLSYQRKIREMKQWSEQLAAMGRERQKNFLDYCQRMTRENFIYNLHRKEMNYMTLPEQNFATRFAPFVNERNVMGIMDELSEAQRHIEQNVNARMVFFDFSLKMIVLLKQ, from the coding sequence GTGTTCAGTTTCAAGGACATAATAGGCCAAGAGGCAGCCAAACAAAGGCTGATACAAGAAGTGCAGGAAGGACGTATTCCCCACGCACAACTTTTCTGTGGCCCTGCCGGAGTAGGAAAACTCCCATTGGCACTTGCCTATGCCCGCTACATCTGCTGTCCCAACCGGACGGAAACCGATGCCTGCGGTACTTGTCCCTCCTGCGTGAAATGGAACAAGTTGGTGCACCCGGACGTACACTTCGTATACCCTATCGTCAAGAGTGCCAAAGGGAAAAAGGAAGTCTGCGACGACTATATCGCCAACTGGCGGCACCTGCTGCTGAACAGCCCCTACTTCGGACTGAACCATTGGCTGAACGAGATGGATGCCGAAAACGGACAAGCCATCATCTATGCCAAGGAAAGCGACGAGATAACCCGCAAGCTGAGTCTGAAATCCAGTGAAGGAGGTTACAAAGTCACCATCGTATGGCTACCCGAAAAGCTGCATGAAGTATGCGCCAACAAGCTGCTGAAACTGCTGGAAGAGCCACCCGAGAAAACGATATTCCTCCTCATCTCCGAAGCTCCGGAAATGATACTGCCCACCATCCTCAGCCGCACGCAGCGCTTCAACATTCCCAAGATTGAAGAAGCCGACATAGCCGAAGCCCTGCAGCAGAAGTACGGAGTGCAGCCCCGCGACAGCGAGACGATAGCCCATCTGGCAAACGGAGACTTCATCAAAGCATTGGAGACCATCCATCTGAACGAAGAGAACGAACTGTTCTTCAACCTCTTTGTCAGCCTGATGCGACTCTCCTACCAGCGCAAGATACGGGAAATGAAACAATGGAGCGAGCAGCTTGCTGCCATGGGACGCGAACGGCAGAAGAACTTCCTGGACTACTGCCAGCGCATGACCCGCGAGAACTTCATCTACAACCTGCACCGCAAGGAGATGAACTACATGACGCTGCCCGAACAGAACTTCGCCACCCGTTTCGCCCCCTTTGTCAACGAACGGAACGTCATGGGTATCATGGACGAACTAAGTGAAGCGCAACGCCACATCGAGCAGAACGTAAACGCCCGCATGGTGTTTTTCGACTTCTCTCTCAAAATGATTGTTTTATTGAAACAATGA